Proteins encoded in a region of the Lepisosteus oculatus isolate fLepOcu1 chromosome 23, fLepOcu1.hap2, whole genome shotgun sequence genome:
- the LOC138224785 gene encoding histone H2B 1/2, which produces MPEPAKSAPKKGSKKAVTKTAGKGGKKRRKTRKESYAIYVYKVLKQVHPDTGISSKAMGIMNSFVSDIFERIAGEASRLAHYNKRSTITSREIQTAVRLLLPGELAKHAVSEGTKAVTKYTSSK; this is translated from the coding sequence ATGCCTGAACCAGCGAAATCCGCTCCCAAGAAGGGCTCCAAGAAAGCCGTGACCAAGACGGCCGGGAAGGGCGGCAAGAAGCGCAGAAAGACCAGGAAGGAGAGCTACGCCATCTACGTGTACAAGGTGCTGAAGCAGGTGCACCCGGACACCGGCATCTCGTCGAAGGCCATGGGCATCATGAACTCGTTCGTCAGCGACATCTTCGAGCGCATCGCCGGCGAGGCCTCCCGCCTGGCGCACTACAACAAGCGCTCCACCATCACCTCCCGGGAGATCCAGACCGCCGTGCGCCTGCTGCTGCCCGGAGAGCTGGCCAAGCACGCCGTGTCCGAGGGCACCAAGGCCGTCACCAAGTACACCAGCTCCAAGTAA